A stretch of DNA from Triticum dicoccoides isolate Atlit2015 ecotype Zavitan chromosome 2A, WEW_v2.0, whole genome shotgun sequence:
TTAAGATGAGAAAAAGGTCTAAATTCAGGTACTCATTCATCAGAATCAGGTTTGCACTTACATAAAAGTTCACAATGACAATTGACACATAATTAAATGTCTTATTCTCCATTACAAACTAACATTGAGAAAAATAATAATTTGCAAACTTGCAATGCTAAGAACAATCAGCCAATGAGCCAAACAACATGGCATGAATAACAACAATGTGCGCCCATGCTTCAATGCTAATAGCACGTCCCTCCTGCACGCCACTTGCTCATTTTAGTCTTCAATGGTGACTTCAGATTCACATTCCTCCTGCAAAAGAAATAAAAAGTATAAGGATGTACACAATAACATCATTGGTATGAACAGGATAAGTTGTAAATGGATGCAACATATTGTTACCATAGCTTCTTGTTCATCTTCAAGAACAGATTGAACCGCAAAGTGGTCGGATGTGACATTATCTAAAGCAAAGTTATTCGACATTTAGTTAGAAGATAGTCAAAGAAAATAAAATACAATTCATAATTATTCATTACTGAAATGAATGGATTATTACCAAACATATTAGCACGACTCCATGCTTGCATGCACATAAGAGCTTCAGCGGTTTTGGGTGCAAGGCGACTTCGATGTGCACTAAGTATTCTGCCACTGGTACTAAATGCAGATTCGGATGCCACGATTGTGACTGGAATGGGTAATATATCACGAGCAATCCTTTGCAAGGTGGGATACTTCATACCTCCAACCTTCCACCAAGTAATGATGTCAACCTCTTGTGTTCTAGGGAGAGCAGGCTCCTCTAAGTACAAGTCCAATTCTGTGCGTAGCTGAGAAGAAACAATGGGCTGATGCATCATATATTGATCAAGTAATATGCCCGCTTCATCGTCCTGATCTTTGTCAGCTTGGACAGCAACTTGGACAGAAGCAGCAGGCTCGTCGGATTCTTTGTATTCAAGCAACAATTCAACCATAAGTTTTTTTATCTCATCAACTTTATTGGCTGCATGTTCATATCCATAAAGAGATCCAAATAAAGCCTGCAGCATGTGAGTTTTATAACTAGGATCAAGAATAGTTGCCATGGCCATAAGACCATGCACATCAAGCCAATACTTATCGAACTTTTCCTTCATTTCTTCGGACATCTTTTGCATCAATTCATTATTACTACCTAACCATTTCCTTATTGCCAAACGAATACAACATATCTTTGGAAAGAAAATATTAGATGTCACGTATTTAGTGCCCGACAATAACTCTGTGATATCATAAAAGATCTTTAGCTTATCACAAACCTCCTTCGCAAAATTCCAGTCTTCTATTGTTGGACAACAATCAAACTGTTTAACTTGTCGACTTAGACGATAAAAAATTTTCTTGATATGGCAATGCAGTGCTAAGCATGAGATAAGTTGAGTTCCATCGTGTTTTACAATCAAGTCCAATCTTTCTAGTGTATGGAATGTTCAGAGTGCGTGCCATCTTTTCAAACCTTtcatgcctctttggtgtgacagacCAATAAGCAACACTATCACGGACCCTCTCTATACCTTCTTTTAAGACACTCATTCCATCTTGAACAATCAAATTTAATATATGTGCACAACAACGCATATGGATTAGCTTGCCTTGCAACATAAGAGAGTTAGAATCCAACTTATCTTCCATATTCCAAATAGCTTTATCATTTGCCGCACAATTGTCAAGAGTCACTGTAGATATCTTCCTCTCAAGATGCCACTCGACGAGGACTTGATGTAGTGCTTCGCATATAACTTCAGAGTTATGAGGGCATGGCACATACATGAACCTGGAACATAATACATAAATCAGTTTCAAACATCGAGTAGATAAAACAGTTTCAGATTTACATGTAGATAAAATAGTTTCATATTACAATGCATGGATATGGTTTTTACCTTAAGAGAAAACTCTTTAATTCCCAATCTTCATC
This window harbors:
- the LOC119352870 gene encoding zinc finger BED domain-containing protein DAYSLEEPER-like, producing the protein MQKMSEEMKEKFDKYWLDVHGLMAMATILDPSYKTHMLQALFGSLYGYEHAANKVDEIKKLMVELLLEYKESDEPAASVQVAVQADKDQDDEAGILLDQYMMHQPIVSSQLRTELDLYLEEPALPRTQEVDIITWWKVGGMKYPTLQRIARDILPIPVTIVASESAFSTSGRILSAHRSRLAPKTAEALMCMQAWSRANMFDNVTSDHFAVQSVLEDEQEAMEECESEVTIED